The genomic stretch ctttgtctagGGATGGGGGGTAGGAGCGGTTGAGGCTCcctgatggattggtgtcctgtccgtggacccaccgcgaccctgaccaggacatgattggctttgtctagGGGTGGGGGGTAGGAGCGGTTGAGGCTCcctgatggattggtgtcctgtccgtggacccaccgcgaccctgaccaggacatgattggctttgtctagGGGTGGGGGGTAGGAGCGGTTGAGGCTCcctgatggattggcgtcctgtccggggacccaccgtgaccctgaccaactCTGAAGAAGTGGAAGGTGCAGTAACTGCCGCAAGAATTATATTTGAAgtacttagcagacgcttttatccaaagcaagttacaattgtgacctaataagggcctcgctcaggggcccaacagtggcaacttggcgaaggtggggtttgaaccagcaaatttccgattactagtccagcctgttaacagctgagctaccactcCTGCTAATGTGTTCTGCCTATTAATAAATCGTCTTTGTGACCCAGGCGTACTTCTGGACAGCACCCAGTACTTCTAAGATACCCCCTCCGCGACCCTGATCAGTAAATCTGCGCTGGATGATAATGGTGCTGCTGGCACTTTAAATGGCGCTTGACAGAATCGAGCTGTCATTGTTTACATCCAAGTTTCATATTAGCGCTGTAGCTACACACCGTCTCTCCTCaaataaacatcaataaaacTAGCAATAATGTCCAGATTCGGGGTTTTTAATtagattttattgtttattttttatttcggGAGGTTATTTGTACAGTAGGCGGTTATTAGTGGTTATTTTATGAATGGTTGAGCAGTGAGACTCATCATGGCTTCGTATGAAGAATGGAAGAAAACGcttcacttttattattttattaaattcacGTTAAATATTTATTCTATGCTTTTCTCGGTAAGTATCACAActgataatataaataaaaatctatttttatttttttaaatttcaccGCCGTTCATCTCCATTCATAACCGAGCTAGCACTTAGCAACCTTAGCTAACCCACTCTTACATAGAAACATACATTGAATATAAATTAAAGTTGCTTTCTATTAAACATTCCTTTTATTCTTAGAGCTTTACAACTTCTATTTTATCAGGCTGCAGTGTTTCGTGATGAAAAAGCCGTTTTGAGACTTGGTGTAATGTTATTATCAGCATTCACCTGTTCCTGGGCTATACTGTTTACACTAATAAGCAAGTACTGACAgccctgattaaaaaaatacttcAAATCTTTGGATTTAGATCTTAATACACAATTTGTTTCCTTTTTGGCTGCTGGTTTTACATCGGACGCCCTTTTTGACGtttttctatccgggcttgggaccggcaccgAGAGCGCACCTCCCAATAACAAGCCTCCATCTCTCTGGATCCTCAGATCCCAACAGTACTGGATTAAAGTGCTTTACTAATAATAAAGAACTCAGATTGCTTGGTTATTCTTTTCACTAATTATAAGTTTGAGTTTAAATTCAATTTATTCTTCAGGCTACCCAAGGAGGGCGGGCGTCCCTgctaattttaagggagtttttccttgcctcAATCGCCCTTGGTTTGCtcagcagggtttttttggtctgtcggtcctggagaCGATGTCTGTTGTAAGCGCTATGCAAATACATTTGtcctgacttgacttgactttactTTACTGCTGCATGACTGGTACTGAGTAACACTTCAGGCTGGTGAACGCTCCAGCCACTTCTTGTTTTTGTGAGATATCGTTGGACGTAAACACCTCACATCTTGTGCATCATGTTTGTGATATTCGAGGGCTTGATGTACAGCAGGTGTAGGTGGATTGTTGTTGTGGTAAAAGCCACCGCTTGCTTTTGGTTTCAGTTTCTCGGCTGATGGTCACAGTTTGAGAATATTTCTTGAACTCTTTACACTTCTGTCTGGACAAAAGAAAGGAATCACCACTTACATTCTGCTCTAATAATACAgcagtaataatattattactatagaattacagcggtaccttgacaACGTTAGTTGCGcttcgagttttaaagacgttgagtttcgaggtatttgaTCCCAtgaggatgtttggggaacctgttaatgcgtccatggtcccgtggagctgcagatattttactcatgtaaaataattgaCTTGTtttaacacttaaacactgaaaataacacaaatataatataaacacactaaaatagaaagctgattctgattctcacaatttctcagaagctcgagctgtaacacaagtttaaaagtgaaacagggagaaaaatccagataaacacagaaacatgtggagctgtaacactggatctgacgcttattccacactaatgcagattcatctcatattaacacactgatgacgttttaccgctcaagccgagcgccgaacacgttgagtttaagggacaaAAAAAGTTCAAGGGTAGAAATTTcacgacgaagggcgttgagtttcaaagattttgagtttaggggacgttgagttacaaggtacagctgtgttattattacaatagtattattacaataataattaatcatttttTGATAAATTGGAATTGTCTTAAGTTAACACGTACATAGCTGTCTCAGTTTTCTTTTTACGGTTGTAATATGACCTTTTATTTGTGGAAAAATGATGATTTAATTCTGAGAATAGATATGTTTGATGTTATGATTTCTTAAAACATAGGACTTTATTTCCAAAacactggtttttttttttttagaggaAATTAATTTCTTAAATGTCAGAACATTTTCTTGGGTTTCTTTCTTTTATGAACTTGCTCCTAAAAtattagatttattattattattttatttatttattttgttgttgttgaattGTAGATATTTGGATATTTAGTTTACTTTATGCTCATTTCTTAACCCACGTGGCTATAATCATCACCGAAGCATGTCATTGGTTTTGGAGCTTGCCCTTTATGCACAGATATTTCTTCAGATGCTCTGAATctgttaataatataatgtactgtagatggAAAACCCATTCAATTCCTTGCAACTGTATGTTGAGATCCATCCTTGCTCGTAAATGACTGAGCCTTTTGGTGTAGCCTGTTCATGTGTCATGTTCCCCAGTCCCAGATTCTTTGGAATGTTCCAAAAATTTTGGGACAGTCATGACATGCTAATCTTTCTTGACCTGTATTCAACCTATACATTCAGCTTCTAAATGTAATGGCTGCTCGATGTTCTTCCATTTCTCCTTCTATTTTTGTCTGATGTCTTTTTGCATTTTGATGGTATGAAATTGCTTTattatctctgtgtgttttttttattatctctgtgttcttttttaatttattaggaaCGTTCCGTGTTCTGTTTTTATTGCTCTGAGGCTTTTCTGTCTGGCGTGTTTGCTTTAGTGCTGTTTTGCGTCTCTATTTGTATTCCTCGCTCTTCTTTGTTTGCTGATTGATTTTCCTTCCTCGCTCTTGTATTTCACCTTACCTGCTTTTGTTCCCTGAATAATAATCATACACAGTCtctgtttggtgtgtgtgtgtgtgtgtgtgatcagttcCTGGGCCTGTGTGTGCTGTGCATCGGCGCTTACGCCGAGGTGGAGCGTCAGAAGAACCGCACCCTGGAGGGCGTGTTTCTGGCGCCGGCCGTGGTGCTGATACTGCTCGGCCTGGTCATGTTCACCGTGTCCGTGGTGGGCATGGTGGGCTCCCTGCGCGACAACAAGACCCTCCTGCACATGGTGAGTCCAGAGGCCGGTGAACGTCGGTGTAATCCAGATGTTTGTACTGAGTGCCGCTGGTGTTTTACAGTTCCTGTGCGTGCTGTCCGTCCTGCTGGCGCTCCAGGCCGTCGCCCTCATCGTCGCCCTGCTGTTCGAGAAGACGGTGAGTGACCGTCCGTTCTCCGGACGCTGTGCATTGTGGGTCCCGTGGCCCGGCTGACCTCCGTCCCTCTGTTTCTCCAGACTTCCGAACTGTTCCAGAAGAACATCCGCGAGGGTATAAAGCACTACTACGATGATCTGGACTTCAAAAACATCCTGGACTACGTGCAGCAGAAGGTTTGAACCTTGACCGATTGGGTTTATTTAGGGTCCTGTTGTTTATTTACTCAAAACAGCTcctgctgtgtcccaaatttgtttaattttgaCATACGATTTGGGACACAACCAGCAGTTTGTCCCTCATACCATGTAGGTGGACCAGTGTCCAGAAAACATTGGTggcatttctggatgttgttgatttACAGCTTCTGCTTTATTTAAGAGTCTTAACTTGCATTTGTAAGTGCAGCGGCAAACTGTGTCTACCGACGAGGGTTTTCCAAAGCATTCTCTCTGAATCTGTTAATAATataatggactgtagatggagaaCCCATTTAATTCCTTGCAGCTGTGCGTTGAGAAAggttatgttgttttttttgcataggTTTGACCCTCAACCCATCCGTACTCATaaaagactgagcctttcggTGTAGCCTATTCATGTCTCATATTCCCtagtcccaatttttttggaacGGTAATAGCAACTCCTTAATAATGCCTAATAAGTACAAACCAAGtttcaaaaatgttgggacagtcaTGACCTTCTAATCCTTCTTGACCTGTATTTAATGGAATGTATAAAATCTATACATGCAGCTTCTAGATGTGATGGCTCCacgacattccaaaaaagttgggacagctgATTATTCTTCTCTGTTTTGCAAGACTGTTGTTCAGTTGGGTCACCGCTGCTGCATTTCCTCCACATTAAACTGGTCTTGACCATGATTTCTGAGTAGTGGTTTAGTGGTGAAtgtactggcctagtaatcagaaggttgctagttcaatcCCCACaactgccactgttgagccgctgagcaaggcccttaatcctcactTGCTCAAACTGTACTTGGGTTTAGTTGTCAGACGCTTTGAACAGTCTGGTGTAAaaaaggtggttaaggtactggactagaaatcgaaaggttgctggttcaagccccacagccactcttgggcccttgagcgaggcctcTAACTCTCAGTTGTTTAgccaatatactgtcacagtagtgtaagtcgctttggataaatggcagaaatgtaaatgtgaaacatgtctgtctgtctgtctgtctgtctgtctgcagttCTCCTGCTGCGGCGGTGACGAGTACAGGGACTGGGAGGTGAACCAGTACCACTTCTGCAACGGCACCGGGCCCCTGGCCTGCGGGGTTCCTCATACCTGCTGCGTCTGGAAAAAAGAGGTGAGTCCCGACCACGCCCAGCGTTTGGTTTCCAGTAGCCACAAATAAACGCCAGGTTTAAAATCCTACATTGTTCAGTGGGATTTCTACCTCTTAAAATAAGCactcactgcgaccctgaccaggatgccGCGGTTACCAAGGCGTGATGGATGAATTCATTTCTGTTCTGTCTTTTCTCTTTCATACAGGCTGGAGAAGTGGTGAACACACTCTGTGGCTACAAGACTCTCACACAGGAGGTATGAAAGTATCCCCCCACTCCCCTTATTTATACAACTATTTGAGGTCTAGCAGTATGGTACACGCCGTCCACACAACAAATCAATTTAAATTCTGACATTTAAAGGGGCCTTTAGAAAAAGTCAGATCCGAAGAAGCGTTCAAGCCAAGATATGACATCACAAAAACATGAACAAATGTGACATCACAACCCTGCTGCCTAGGTCAGGCAACTTTTACTTGTTTCAGTGGCTTCTGTGACACCCACTGTCACTCTGGGTGTAAAGGAAGTTCACGAATCAACCCTACAAAGATatcatttcatttttgtttcaacacttcatcctggtcagggtcacggtgggtcagtTTCCCACAAGGAACACTGGCAGGTGCCGATTTacctcctcagacatagccagtcatgtctgtgtgtactcCCGGCcgactgatagcacagctgtgaTTTGCCACCCCAGCGCCTACTATAAAAAACACCACCACGCCCTActgtgaaatatggtggtggtagcatcatctGTTTCAGTTAGTTTTGATTAGATACTGCCCTTTCTGTTCTGTACTTATATGGAACGTCGATATGGTGTCCCTGATTtatcagctagaacagcagcctTCAACCTTTAGGAAGGCTTCTCCACAAGCATTgtcagtatgtctgtgggaatttgtgccctagCAGCTGGCTTGGCTCCCAGTCGACATTCacgttcatcccaaagctgttccgCCTGAAACGACTTTGTTTTTGAATTCTTTTTCCATCCACCAGAAGAATTATTGGATTTTTCAGCCCAGGTCCCGAGAGAACACGCACGATTCCAGTCCGAATATAAAGACCAGCGGGGCTCCCGTGGAGTTTTTGTTTATGCCACCTGCTTGGCATCAATTTTCTCCAGGCACCATCATTCtgcgtttttattttttccGCGCTGCTTTTCTGCGGCTCTTTATTTAGACAAATTGTAGCTTCACTATCCCTCCCATCTCATTCCCTCCATTACCCAAATTGTTGTGACCTTAACGGAATCAATTTGAAATGGTTTTGTGCTGTCACCCCTCCTAAACCCCCCCCCACCTAATTTCTCTCTTTGCCGGGTCTGTGTGCAGCGGGTGGACCTGGCTGACGTCATTCATGTACGCGGGTGCATTCACGCCGTCAATCTGTGGATGGGCGACAACATCGGGGCCACCATCGGGATCTGCTGCGCTCTGGGGCTCCCACAGGTAACCAACCGAGACAATTAATGGACCCAACCTCGACCCTTGAGTGGCCTAGTCAGCGGTTTTGGATTAATTTTGCACAGCATGACGCACTGTCAGCATCTCTAGCTAGTTAGCGACATTAGTGTAGGTCTAGATTCCATTTCTGACACTTGATtacctaaaatatttattattcttatattaATGTTGTTTTTCCCCTTCAGTGATCAATTTTACTAGCAAATTCTTTGTTTATGCTATACAGCTGCCCtaattttattagtttattataaaaaacacacaatagCTCAGAGTGTAAAGATGTAGACGTTATTTCGGACACTGgccaatttattatttaaattatttatatcgTAAACCCATTTGTatcagttttttattcattgtttatgcTATACAGCGGCCctagttttattcatttattatagaAAACTCACAATAGGTCCCAGTTTAAAGATGTAGACGCTATTTCAGACACTGGCCAATTTATTAATTAGAATATTAACTTATATTAAAGTCGTTTTACCCCTTAAGTGATCAATTTTTCTAGTGAATTCATTGTTTATGCTATACAGCTGCCCTAAATTAAATTCGTTTATTATAGAAAACACACAGTAGCTCTTCATGTAAAGCTGTAGATGCTATTTCAGACACTTgccagtttattatttaaattattaacttATAATAAAGTCGTTTCTCTCCTTTAGTCTTCAATTTTACTAGCGCATTCATTGTTTATGCTCTACAGCTGCCCTAATTTTATacgtttattataaaaaaacacacagtggcTTCTCGTGTAGAGCTGTAGATGCTATTTCGGATGCTGGCcagtttatttattgaattatttgTATCGTAAACCCTTTTTATCATTTTCCCATTCATTGTTTATGCTATTGAGCGGCCCtaatttaatttgtttagtATAGAAGACATACAGGTTCTAGACTGTTAGATAGAGGGGATCAattcaaatgttttttataatttcTATTGATATTCATGATAAAATATTGAGCACACAGCGTCCCTGGGTAATGTACAAGTgaacagtgctgtgaaaaagtaattgcccctcggtagctcagcggttaaggtaccagactagtaatcagagccactgttgggcccctgagcacaattgcaagtcactttgaataaaagcatcagctaaatggCATGAATGTAAATTTTATTGTGCGACGTGTCCTTTATTACCGGGAGAAATACGACGGCTCCCGAGCAGAGACCGGCGCAACGTAAAAGCTTTTCTTTCCCATCAGTAAAAGACGGGACAACGAGGATCCTGCTCTGTGAAGGAACTCGCCGCTAATAAAACGAGCGCTCGCTGCCCTAAAGTGAAGCTTGATGGCGCGCCGTGTTAGCCGCTTCCCGGAACCGCTCCGGCCCCGACCTTTCCGAGATGCCACTTACTAAAACTGATCTTCTTTGTCTGACTCATTCGCTTTTACTCGCGTGATTCCTCTTCTCGGTCGGACGGAGCTCGCTGCGTGCCCGTCGCCTCGCTCCGGTCCCGTCCGCCTAGCGATAAATTACAGCTCGAGCGGCTGCACGTACGCCTGCTCATATAGAGCGCTGCGAAGTTAGAACCCTGTTAAACCTTACTTTAAATCTTCACACCAGCTGGTCAGATGGTCGTCCGGTTGGTCGCCAAGCCTGACCGTCATCTAAAAGCCCTCTAGAATCTGTTGAGCTCAGCTTGGTTATCACCAAAATGGGCAGCTgaggggcagctgtagcctagtggttaaggtactgttttagtaatcaaaagcttgctggttcaagccccaccactgccaggttgccactgttggacccttaagcgaggcccttaaccctcagttgcttagattgtatactgtcccagtactgtaagtcgctttggataaaggcgtccacTAAATGGCGAAAATGGAACAActgtttgcaccatagggttcACCTGGCTTTGGAAATCTATCTTATGTTTGTTGGCTGTCATACGACCCCCTTGGACCCCCCCGTTCTAAAATTAGATCTAGCATTTAGATCTAGCATTTAGATCTAGAAACGATGGTAAATGTTGACTTGACCAGGACTTGCTCatggagggcggcacggtggcgctgtcacctcacagtgagaaggtcctgggttcgattcccaggtggaccggtccgggtcctgcatgttctccccgcttATTGCTCATGGATCCAGAGATTGAGCTCTTTACTCCAAGGAATTCTTCGTTGCGTTGTGGCCTTTGGTGCAGAAGGTTCATGAACTCTCGCAGTTCATTCCGGGAACTTGTTACCCCTCTCATTTACGCTAATCCGTTCATGCTGCAGCCCCCCTCCCTCCGTCCTCCCACATTCCTCACCTCCTTCATCAGGATTTCATTTTCCTTCCCTCTGTTCTCTCTCCACTTCCATAGAAAGAGTAAAAAGGGGGGTAGGGGGTAGATCTCCAGCTGCTTCCCTTCATCCCTACTTCGCTGTTGCTGCCCTTATTAGAGGCACCAGGTCGATCCGTTCAGAAGACGAGGTCCGTCCTGACAGGAGCAAAATAGCCGAGTCACGCCGAGCCGTGCTCTCATTTCGGAAATGATCCTTTATGATGATGATCCTCTGATCTAATCAGGAGTTCTGAGATCTTGTATACAGGTCATGAATTCAATAAGGAGACAAACCTAAATGTCGTAGAATCTGGAATTTAGAAGCTTAGTATTTAGAGGGTTTGATTGGTTTTCATGGTTCCACAGGACTTTAGGAACCTTAGAAATACTTCAGCTTTATGCTCTTGATTCTAGACATTTAGGTTCGTCTTGGGCATGTTTCCTCAGCACCAGTCTGTTAGGGTTCCTTCACCAGGATCCTAAATGTCTTGGGTGCCAATTAGGAACCTCAGTGCTGTGGGCATGAACAGCGAGAACATCTTAGGAACCCAATCTAATAAGGAGTTCTGGGATCTCGTGTACAGGCCATGACTTCAATAAGGACGTTGGACTAGAGCGCATCTCTGGAGTCTCCACAGCTAGATCCTGGAATCTAGAATTTAGAAGGTGTTCGTGGTTCCACTGGACTTCAGGAACCTTAGAATCTCTTGGAAACTTTAGCTTTATGCTCTTGATTCTAGACATTTATGTTCAATTCCAGAACAAGAACTCCTGGGTGGGAACTTTATGTTCCTTCACTGTGATCCTAAATGTTTTGGGCGCCAATTAGAAACCTGTTGGCATGAACAGCAAGAACGTCTTAGGAACCCAGTAACCCAGGGTAGAACGGACCAGGTGGAAAACCTGGTGTAGAGTTCAGAaatccaaagtgacctacaattGTGACTGGATATGCATATGGAATGAAAGCAATCTTAGgtgcctcgctcaggggcccaagggtagtagtagtggtggtggtagggcttaaaccagtgaccttctaatcccaagtccagtaccttcactgGTGAGCTAACGCTGCCTCCTATGTGCTAAAAACTACTCGACTCTGTGAAATACGGTGGTGGCAGCACTGCTCTGAGACACAACTAATCTAAGGTTCTGATGATCCTCCCGTTGCAGTTGCTGGGCATCCTGCTGAGCTGCGTCTTCTGGAACCTCCTGGTGGAAATGAGCGAGTCCATGGACATGGTCGACTTCAAGATGCTCAAACACGCCGGTTTTAAGTACACCGAGCTGGACCTGGCCGGCGCCGGCTGGTGCATGTGTTTGCCCCGCGACGGCGGCTATCTGCCCATACCCGCCTCGGAACCAGAGCCGGAAGAAGCCACACACACAAGTCCCGAGCCGGATTGGATTTCAGATCTCGAGCCGGACCAGACACGGGCCGAAATAATCCTCGGTCAACCGGAGCCCGGCCGGGGCGGGACGGACGAAGTGGACAACCTGGTGTAGAGTTCAGAAAGGGAATTCTatttcaatttcatttcattttatttattagttttggTTTAATTATCGACGTAATTTGCACTACGTAGCGGTTTTAGTGTCAGCAAAGAGGAAACTTTAAAAATGAATCACATTTACACTAAGCTGTCGAACACTGgacgtttatttattttataattagtagcattttttaaaataatttgtacGTTCTTTGGAATtctatggattttttttatggATTTGGGGTTTAGCTAGTTGTACCTGTCgttatttttaattgttaattattttactcagtGGGTCGAGTTGGATTCGCCCTTGTTTTATATGAAtggttattgttttttattatttttatatgattcttttttattttaatcattttttaatgaGAATTTTCTAGGTAAAAGCATTCGAatgccccaccaccgccaagagTTTGAGCTTTCTAGTTTCTAGCCTGGCCGGGAGCTGATGGAGGGAAGGTCTGACAGGGTTTCTTCTCATCAACGcagcaacagcgactcctactgaaAAAGGACCACACGTAGGACAGCATGACTATGACAATCCACTGCTCCACCGGCGAGCTCTGCGGAATCGGACATGACTCAAAACTCTTTACCATTCCGGCGGAGTgataataaatgtgtatttatgcATACTCAGTAGAGAAGCTTGGTACTGTTCAGTCACCTGTAATATTTAATTCTATGCCATTTttatgcttcctctgtactggtgctgaccccgcCCTAATTGAGGAgcgcgaactgacacacgccccctccgacgcgtgctcagtaccgactgcatcttttcacctgcacgaggtgagttgatatgcagatcagccttgtgtatggagagtcacaccctgatcgcattattcctcgactcatGTAGCCggccagcccagccggatggcagagccgaggcTCTGGTGTGGTAGCGTATTTTatctctgcgccacctgagcagccaaagTTCACACTTTTTAAACGGTTAGTTTAATAATGTCCCAAGTTATTTTGGGTAGCTGTACCAACCAGGTAGCTCTGTCAAAGTCTGGACTGTGGGTGTGGGGGGTGTATCAGCGTTTAATTAAAAAGTACACTGGTGTGGCCTTAATATCTGAGTGACATAATTATGACATCAAAACTCTTTTCTTTAATCGTGGGAATCataggacctgggtttgattccctggagtcctttctgtgtggaggttgcatgttctccccgtgtccacatgggtttcctcctggtgctccggttttcttccaacaagtccaaagacgtgcagatCAGAGCTACTGAAAattctgtgtgtgtgccctgtgacgGACCGGCGACCCGTCCGGGgcgtttcctgcctttcgcctaaTCAGTCAGTCCAAAACAGacgatgaataaatgaacgacATGTCGGATATGCCAAGGTCGAGGTCTGTACAGTGATTGGACGCTGCTGTCGATTAATGTTTACAATCATGAGGGTAGAAATTGACTCGCTGCCTTAGTCACCCCGAACACGTTTGTCCGAAATACCTCAGgctttttaaatgctgtttttttaatCTGATCAGAAAGAAAATTGTACTTGAAACGTAACTGGTGATGCACAGTTCGATCGTTCCGTTGTTTGTGTTTCGTTGATTGTTACGCTGTGATTTTGAGTGCatgtttgtttatgtaaataagacTTGGTCTGTAACAGCCTTCGTTTTTACTACACTGTATCCTCACACGAGGCGCCgaataaaatttaaattgtGATTGGTCGTCATCATTGTGCTTACAAGGGCATCCCTTAATGTAG from Trichomycterus rosablanca isolate fTriRos1 chromosome 21, fTriRos1.hap1, whole genome shotgun sequence encodes the following:
- the zgc:110329 gene encoding tetraspanin-15, producing the protein MASYEEWKKTLHFYYFIKFTLNIYSMLFSFLGLCVLCIGAYAEVERQKNRTLEGVFLAPAVVLILLGLVMFTVSVVGMVGSLRDNKTLLHMFLCVLSVLLALQAVALIVALLFEKTTSELFQKNIREGIKHYYDDLDFKNILDYVQQKFSCCGGDEYRDWEVNQYHFCNGTGPLACGVPHTCCVWKKEAGEVVNTLCGYKTLTQERVDLADVIHVRGCIHAVNLWMGDNIGATIGICCALGLPQLLGILLSCVFWNLLVEMSESMDMVDFKMLKHAGFKYTELDLAGAGWCMCLPRDGGYLPIPASEPEPEEATHTSPEPDWISDLEPDQTRAEIILGQPEPGRGGTDEVDNLV